One segment of Clostridium ljungdahlii DSM 13528 DNA contains the following:
- a CDS encoding precorrin-8X methylmutase, with the protein MDYIKSPMGIEKRSFEIIGEEMGECNFPERELSIVKRVIHTTGDFQYKDILYIREGAVDSALELLKKGVTIYTDTNMAAAGINKKALAKLNCKVECFVSRSEIADIAKEKEITRSMAAVEKAVEEGVEFFVFGNAPTALYKLKELTLAGKAKPKFIVGAPVGFVGAADSKEEIEKLDVPMITIRGRKGGSNIAAAIVNALMYMITR; encoded by the coding sequence ATGGATTATATAAAATCACCTATGGGAATAGAGAAAAGAAGTTTTGAAATAATAGGAGAAGAAATGGGAGAATGTAATTTTCCTGAAAGAGAACTTTCTATAGTAAAGAGGGTAATACATACTACAGGAGATTTTCAATATAAAGATATACTATATATAAGAGAAGGAGCTGTAGACAGTGCCCTGGAACTTTTAAAAAAAGGGGTGACCATATATACAGATACAAATATGGCTGCAGCAGGAATAAATAAAAAGGCTCTTGCAAAGCTCAACTGTAAAGTAGAATGTTTTGTAAGTAGAAGTGAAATAGCAGATATAGCTAAAGAAAAAGAAATAACTCGTTCTATGGCAGCTGTAGAAAAAGCTGTAGAAGAAGGAGTGGAGTTTTTTGTATTTGGAAATGCCCCTACAGCACTTTATAAATTAAAGGAGCTTACTTTAGCCGGAAAGGCAAAGCCTAAATTTATAGTAGGAGCACCAGTAGGATTTGTAGGAGCTGCAGATTCTAAAGAGGAAATAGAAAAACTTGATGTACCTATGATAACTATAAGGGGAAGAAAAGGCGGCAGCAACATAGCAGCTGCTATAGTAAATGCACTTATGTATATGATAACTAGATAA
- the cobT gene encoding nicotinate-nucleotide--dimethylbenzimidazole phosphoribosyltransferase, with product MSLLEETLKCIEGKDEEAVKEAWERLDSLTKPIGSLGKLEEIAAKMAGITGKIHNKIHKKNIVIMCSDNGVVEEGVSNCPKDLTVTVTKNFARGITGVCVLSDFAKSDITVVDVGVDYDFKEPGIINKKVAYGTKNMAKGPAMTREECIKAIEAGIESVDDLVKKGYDLFGTGEMGVGNTATSSAILSAITGLPVDLTVGKGSGITDEQLKSKKKAVQAAIDVNKPDPKDIIDVLSKVGGFDIAGMCGCFLGAAKNRVPIVIDGFISSAAALCAFKLNKKVGDYLFPSHLSAEPAISYVMRELGLKPMLNLDMRLGEGSGCPLEFSVIEAALYTMDNMATFEEADVKNSDKFIDIREK from the coding sequence ATGAGTTTACTTGAAGAAACTTTAAAGTGTATAGAGGGAAAAGATGAAGAGGCTGTAAAAGAGGCATGGGAAAGATTGGACAGCTTGACAAAACCTATAGGAAGCCTTGGAAAACTTGAAGAAATAGCTGCCAAAATGGCAGGAATTACAGGAAAAATACATAATAAAATACATAAAAAAAATATAGTTATTATGTGTTCTGATAATGGAGTAGTAGAAGAAGGTGTAAGTAACTGTCCTAAAGATCTTACAGTAACAGTTACTAAAAATTTTGCAAGAGGCATAACAGGAGTTTGTGTGCTTTCAGATTTTGCTAAGTCGGATATAACTGTAGTAGATGTAGGAGTGGATTATGACTTTAAAGAGCCTGGAATAATAAATAAAAAAGTGGCTTACGGCACTAAAAATATGGCTAAAGGACCTGCTATGACTAGAGAAGAATGCATAAAGGCCATTGAAGCGGGTATAGAGTCAGTAGATGATCTTGTAAAAAAAGGATATGACCTTTTTGGAACAGGCGAAATGGGTGTAGGTAATACTGCCACTAGTTCTGCAATTTTAAGTGCAATTACAGGTTTACCAGTAGACCTTACAGTTGGAAAAGGTTCTGGAATTACAGATGAACAACTTAAAAGTAAAAAGAAAGCTGTACAAGCTGCTATTGATGTAAATAAACCAGATCCAAAAGATATTATTGATGTATTGTCAAAAGTAGGTGGATTTGATATAGCAGGAATGTGTGGGTGTTTTTTAGGAGCAGCTAAAAATAGGGTACCTATTGTAATTGATGGATTTATATCTTCAGCAGCTGCCTTATGTGCTTTTAAATTAAATAAAAAGGTAGGAGATTATTTATTTCCTTCTCATCTTTCTGCAGAACCAGCTATAAGCTATGTAATGAGGGAACTGGGATTAAAGCCTATGTTAAATTTAGATATGAGACTTGGAGAAGGTTCAGGATGTCCTTTAGAATTTTCAGTAATAGAGGCTGCACTTTATACTATGGACAATATGGCAACTTTTGAAGAAGCAGATGTAAAAAATTCAGATAAATTTATAGATATAAGGGAAAAGTAG